The genomic region gtttttccttgagccataatttcagtgtacttttaaaaacactgaggcttgtacagtctcctATGTGAGTCaggattgagttccattttcctgctgctctgactgaaaatgcagactgtccaaatgcagtcttcctaagtttagctgaacagtcttctcttgctgatgccctggtctccctaagattgttcctgcagagtaacacacattgtttaagtggtggtggggcctgatcatgaattaatgtatacatcagacacatatctgcataacaaagaaaatgtacTTCAATTAACTTTGTTCCTTCTCCTCATTTACAATTTCCTAAATGTTTTACAAAAGCACTTACTGTCACTAAAATAcatgtcttattttatttgcaaTAACTAAAGCTTCATGTAGGTAGTTAATGTGAAAAACACTTGTTGATATCCTCTTGAGATCTCATCAGTGATCTATAAATCAGAAGcttctttctttaaagtttactaTATAATCTATACTCCTTGTTATCTTGTCTGCATGTAGTCTTCAAAGTGATATCTCAAACTTTACCCTCCCAATGACAATACAAGAATATACAGTCATGTTCACTGCAGCATAATATTTATCCATGTATAAAATGTGCGCTCTAAGCAAAGATTACAGAAACAATGATTAGAAGAGCTTTATTCTAATAACAGGCTGTAATAATAACAGGGATCCAGAGACTGATCTGTTGTTGTGCAGTCGAACATCATCATTAAATCTAACTCCTTCATTACAGAGCAGCAGCTTCCTGCAGCCCGACGATTTCCCCATCTCCTGATTGGAAACGACTTTATCTCCAAACACCTGCAACGGGAGATGACCGAGACGACCTTTTGAACCAGTATCCATGACAACGTGATGAGCTATTCCTGCCATTGGTATTCTGTCTGAGTCTATTTGCATCACGTGCGTATGAAACTGGATCAGGCTGCATCATAAAGCTGTAAAACTCATGAGGACCAGCTCTGCAGACTCAACAGCACGTTTTCAGTTATCTGAATGATTGTGTGATTAAtttcaacaacacacacacacacacacacacacacatttgttgtgtgtgtgaccttTACCTCTGTGTGTACTGCACACAGAGGAGACTGAACGTGACCTGTCCCCTGTCTCTGTCTATACTGCATGTCTGTACGTCTCAGGTGAAATAAGCGTCTGATGCAGATTAATACATAAGCCTGTTAAAGGTCGTCTCATAACTGCTACACACACCTCAACCTAAAGCTGCAGGCTGTGGATCAGATGTAAATATTACAGGTTTTAAAGATACATCTGTTATCTGTTGTTTTGAacaccatcttcatcatcagtgAGCTGTTTGAAGGAGAATCTTTAGGGTTAAATGAAAAATCTTTTGAAACAGTGTTTGGAGAGAACAAGGCCGGCTTTTTCTTGTAGGTCAGCTTCCCCCAGAGGTGCATCTAAGTGGACTTTTGCAAATGTGCATTTTGGATCTGATATGAAGAACCAGTGAAGGCCACTCTGTTGAGATTTTTACTTTACAGGAAgtgttttctctccatctgtgTTCAGAGAGGAAACTCAAACTCTGTTTGTACAGACGATAAAGCTCATGAAAGATTCACTGGGTACAAAACCTTTTCCTCAACTTGAGTCAAACTTTAGAAACtttaagcattttttaaataagaaaaagaaagaaagagagagacatgaacttcaattttgttttttagtaGTTTAAATTGActcttaaaatgttaaagtttgaaacaaaaatgcaaaaaatctgggaattttgactttattctcacTATTTTTACTGTATTCTTAACAATACAGatacataaatgaatgaatggattagatagatagatagatagatagatagatagatagatagatagatagatagatagatagatagatagatagatagatagatagatagatagatagatagatagatagatagatagatagatagatagatagacagacagccagacagacagacagatagatagatagatagatagatagatagatagatagatagatagatagatagatagatagatagatagatagatagatagatagatagatagatagatagatagatagatagatagatagatagatagatagatagacagatggatagacagatggatagatagatagatagatagatagatagatagatagatagatagatagatagatagatagatagatagatagatagacagacagacagacagacagacaggaagatagatagatagatagatagatagatagatagatagatagatagatagatagatagatagatagcaggatagatagatagatagatagatagatagatagatagatagatagatagatagatagatagatagatagatagatagatagatagatagcaggatagatagatagatagatagatagatagatagatagatagatagatagatagatagatagatagatagatagatagatagatagatagatagatagatagatagatagacagacagacagacagacagatagatagatagatagatagcaggatagatagatagatagatagatagatagatagatagatagatagatagatagatagatagatagatagatagatagataaaacaataaacacatgaataaaaaaatagatacatagatatgtataaatatacaaataaataaaaattgtctCTAAATTTTTCTTCTACCTGAAATTTGTATTACTATAAGGAGGCCTGTGAAGCTAACTTGATTGTGTCGTATCTGCGCATGCGTGTCCGTCAGGGCTCATTTCTTTAGAATAAATGAAGGTGTCTGGGGAAAGCTGCTGATTTCCTCTCCgtgtgtggtgttttttttccacgaGAGCCCGCAGCAGCTGAGTGGAAATCTGCAGCATGCTGCAGCAGACTGATCTGGAGTCTGCGCCTTTAATACGTCTTTACTGGGCACCTGTGAGACTCTCAGcccttcccctccctccctccctccttctctttctctctctctccctctccctctctccttggATGTAATCTCTGATTTGACAACAGGTATTTGTCAGGTCCCAGACGAAGTAATCCTCCCAGTCCACAGCAAGCTGCTGACAGTAGAGTTAAAGCTCcagctccacagagtccagGTGAGTCTCACTCAATGAAACTCTTTATCAGGTTGTTTTCTATTTAAACAGTAGTTGGTTGAATATCTGAGCTGCAGATAGGGGACTATGTTTGGTTTTCTCTTGTGGTGTTTCACTCTGGACTGGATCAGGTGCGGTGCCAGTCTTGCCTAATTAGTATTCTGTGCGTATAGTTTGAATGATGTGCGTCAGCATCCAGTCTGGAGAATCCAAACTCACTCGTATTAGTCTGTGCGCAGCTGTTTTTCTAATTAGTTATTAGATTAGTTTGAAATGCACATATCTCAATATCTTAACatgacttaaaaaagaaaagctttatTATTCTACAGTTTCAAGGTCATAAAAAAGGGTTGGATGAATCACACAGCGTCATCTCTCCTGTTGGAGCTTGATGTGAATCTCTGATCATCAGTCGCTTTTGTTTTGCCGCAGAGTGATCTTTCCTCGAATGCTGCAGCCAACTCCGAGCTGCTGGTGGCAGAGCGCAGCCTCAGTTACTGTCAATTAAACACACCTTACTGCTCTCTGTGAGCCATGTAGGGATGTTGTCCTTGCATTGCATGGATGAGTGTTTGTGCGTCAGTGTAAAAACGCGTGTGTGGACTGTAAACCAGCAGAGGGAGGATTTGTGAATGATTGCTGCAGGTCTGGACTGTGCAGAGGAGTTTTGCATTGCTGTTTATGGCAAAATCTGCATACCTGATGTCTTTAAGTGTGCTAATGTTGAAAGCAAAatgctgcagatgtaaattCTAGACATCAATCTTGGTCTTAAATGTCTTTGTTGTGCTGAAATgcacatttatgtttttaatgtgttcatTATTTAATTCTATCATGTCTGAAAATCCTTTATTCTGCACTTAAAGTAATCCACTGGAGGGTATTTTCAGGTATTTTACCTGACACAAGGTCATCCAGGTCTCCAGATCAAGAGTTTTCTAATCCATTGTGGCAAAATCTGCATTCCTGATGTCTTTAAGTGtgcaaatgttaaaaacaccatgctgcagatgtaaattCTAGACATCAATCTTGGTGTTAAATGTCTTTGTTGTGCTGAAATgcacatttatgtttttaatgtgtgcATTATCTAGTTCTATCATGTCTGAAAATCCTTTATTCTGCACTTAAAGTAATCCACTGGACGgtattttcttgtattttacCTGACACAAGGTCATCCAGGTCCCCAGATCAAGAGTTTTCTAATCCGTTATATAAGAGGAAAGAGGGCAGGAAACAAACTGGGTAACCTCCTCATTTACAGTGCTCCTAATCCCCCTGAGTGCCTTCAGTTTGATTGTCCCTGACTTTTTAATCCTGCAAGATTATTCTTTataagagcaaagaaaagcattCTGCTGATCAGAAGAAGTCATTACATGATTGGTGTGATGATGTGCAGAGGGATGTTTTGAttctctcctccctgtctgacACATCATCACAGAGAAGCTTCTTCCTCACTGCAGTATCACAGTTTCACTCGACCCTGATAGAGTGTGGCGGTAAATCTGCCCGTGTAGGAGGCTGCATGGATTAATTGGCTGGTTATTAATTGACTGACTCATGCCTGCGTCATTGCTCGCCCTCTTGCAGactgagcagcagagcagacagAAGTACAGACCTTCACATCTGTTCTTACTCCTCCTCTGTAATCCAAGAGGATTTAATGTGTCCGATGAAAAGGGAGGGCGGACATTAAGTCAGTCAGGAGGATAGATTCAGGGGTGACACacctgagaggaaacacagacactgacttctcttcttcttcttcttcttcttcttcttcttttacgtTTTAAAAGAAATCCTTGTTGATAAAGAGTCTGCAGTCATGGGGCGTCAAGAAGCCGACAACGTGTGGAagaaagacacagaaaacatcCAGGAGGTGTTTGATGTCATCGACGAATTGGGATCGTGAGTACACTTTTACTTGATGCAAAATAACAACATTTATGGGCAGTTTATCCCTTTTATAtctcaaacacagagatgattCAAACTGTTTTACACAGGGAAAGAAAAGCACAAGAAATAAAAGCTATAAAACCAAAAAAGATAACTTGATTTATTCATCGTAGGGATATTTTGAGCTTACACTTTACAATTCAATGTGTAGTTTTTGCAGAATATCTTCCTGTCTTGTTGCAtctctgtatgtttttgtttttatcaatggCAACCAGAGTCAACCTTTACCTTTACCTGCCATGCACATGGCTTTTCAGAAAGCTCCACCGTGTGCTGTTTGAGTCCCAGGACAGATTACGGGTTTGATTGGATTGACATGAGGCGGCCGACTTTACTGAAGTCTTGGATAACAAGTCGCTCTGGCTGTTAGAGGGTTAGAGAGTCTGGATGTCCTTAAGGTGCCTGGATCAAGTCAGCTCGGCCGttcattcacaaaaaaacacacattaagaaCTTTATTTCATTCACTTTAAATATCTGCTCTGAGCTTTTAGTGAATTGTGATGCAGAAAGACTCACAAAAACAAGTCCAAGTTAATCCAGTCTTCCTTGAGAATGAGATCCAGAGTCGTTTTAAAATTACTTGTCTGAATAAGGTCATAAATAACTGGAAGAAATGTGATTGGAAAGCAAAATAGAGCCACAATTAAGTGAAGTATagctgtatttttcttttccatCATGAGGATGTTCttcttcatgtacttttttaTTGTCATGCATGCATATTTAACCATTTTCTGCACATTTGTTGATGATTTTAAGTATTTTGAAGCACAAATCAGTCTTGGTTATGCCATATACTCATccctaaataaaaataatattgcatAAAGTGATATAGAAGAAGGCAATTGAAGGATAACAGATATTTTTAACACATATTTAAACAACTAATGAATATTTAAGGGGTTTTTTTCCCTCTAGTTTCTGCTTCTCAGGAGGATAATTTGTCCCTTTCATTGGatgaaatgataataaaagaaaagtctGTTAATTCTGCTtatgaggggcgctggtggcctagcggtctaagcgccccacatacagaggctacagtcccaggggtcgccggttctaTTCCTGGCCGGTTGACCCTCTCCTGCATgtttctactccccacatttcctgtctctctccagctttccaatcaaataaaggcaaaaaggccaaaaatataagtttgaaaaataaattaacaaatcTACAAATGAATTGCATTCAAATAACTTTTAAATTTAGGAAATTATGATGAGGAATcttcaaaatctgacattttcaAAGCCTAAACAGTCCAAAAACCATAAATGTAGTCATCAATCATGAGCTCCTGCAGGCTTATAGCAAACAACCTgttgaataaatgttaaataacctGTTATGACCAATAATCTCAAAGTCCAGCCGCAGCAATTTATGATAATAATCACATagacagtgtttctgcagcatgtcaGTGTGTActgtgcacacactcactcagcaGTCTCTCATGCTGGCCTAATTCCTGTCGGGTCAGCTCTGAGCATCAGCAGGTGTTCTCCTACTCACCGTGTGCTTAGCGTGCGGCGGGGAGAACAGCAGATCAGAGGCCAGCGGTAAATAAAGGTGCAAGCTCAGGGAGCCCTGCCAGAGTGACGTGTGTGTGCTTTGGGGACAACAAGAGTGGAGGGATCCGTGCTGCGGGGCTGCGGAGGCCGCTGTGAGGTTTATTGTGAAAACAGAAGTGGTGACTGAGCTGTGACGAAGATGAGGCGCCCCACGGTACAAAGAAAGGGACAATTAGTGTGCAGCAATTAGTCTGATTTCCCCAAACAGCGTGGAAAACAACTCCAGGAGCCTTCAGGGAAACAAGGAGACATGGAGaaatattatcatttattttatctgattaaagctcctgtgagactggagttaatactgatgcctttaTACGACcagcaaacacaaagaagacCACCAGGAAGAAGACAGAATAATTCTATGTGGTTATTTTACAGGCTAGGTCTCAGACGAGGGGCGACAGCattctgcagaaacagccttttttaatAATCCATCCCAAAGATTCATGATTAGTTGTATCTTAAACATTTCACAGGATGAGATTTcttcacagaaacacatgcacaggacaagATTAGTGTTATTTCAtcctactttgtccacagggggcgccaaaaaacGCAAACCAGAATGTCcacactggagctttaacatccttttttaaagttacgtTTTTGGGGGGGCATTTATGTCTTTactggataggacagctgaagagagacaggaaatgtgggggagtagagagcgggggaagacatgcagcaaatgttagaggctgggagtcgaacctgggACCGTTGCaatgaggactaaagcctctgtatatggggcgcttgcttagactgctagtCCAACGACGCCCCTGCTTTAACATCCTTCAAAAGCCTTAACAACTCAAACCCATGATAGCCTTGAAACAATGTGATTTAAGGTCTTTAAGTAACTATTTTAAGcatttaaattgcttttaatcAAACCTGAAATAttgacatttaaagctcctgtgaggacatttcagtctgtgttgattttggcgccccctgtggacaaacggTGCAAAACATGTGCAAGTTGtttctgctgtggaaaatgaaagaagtCTGTTTTGTCGGGGTGCCGTTAATCGCTTTGCCTGACACCTTCCTTATGCAAAAGCACTTACAGGCACGGATATCAACAATACTTAAATCATCATGTTGCCACTAATTGTCTTGTTAGCTTTTATAGCTTAAAAAGAGAAGTACTTTAAGTGGGCCGGAAAGAGGTTCAGCTACGTGCAAATTGAACTTCTCGGCATGCCAGGGCTTTTGCAGCGCACTGGGACTACTTACTAGATGTTTTTAAGAAACAAATCAAGATATAGAGGCACTACATGGCAATTAAGTTAAAGACGAGggacaaaaaaagagacacaaaagcTCAAAGTAAAAGCAATTTCTGCTAAAGACGTCACCACAGATGTTTTACACCATCTCAAGTGCACAGTTTAGCTTTTCTGTCTTCAGTAAAAGAATCACAACCCAGAGGGGGATTGAGAGGATTGTGAGGAAACCATTAATACAGTCTCTCCCTCCGGGCCTCGTCACACGCCCGGCAAACAACATCCTAATGGTTTCCTAGCAATCAGGACAACAGTCGGGCTCTTCAGGAGTCGTTGTTTCTCCCGGAAAGGCTTCAAATCACAAAAGCAATTTAAACTTTTTGCTACAATCCAATCTTGCAAATTTACACACTTGAGTTAGAGCGCCGTTGATTTTCTGATGAGTccttttctgttgtgtttaaaaaaaaacaaacaatgctgATGGCGTTCATGCTCAGGGCTTGATTGGTGATTTCTCCAGAGGGTCACAATGAGcttggaggagagagacagaaggaaaTGAGCTCTGGTAACCAAGGAGAGGCCAGCTGAGCGATGGGATGTGCAGGGCTTTGACGATACTGTGGGGGCGGATTGTTCCTATTTGGCTCCCTGATAGAGCATTAGGATGTTTTCATGAGCGTGTGTGAGACAGGCATCAACATATCGCCCTCTAAAGGATGCTGTGGACTTATTAGAAGATGTGCTAATGAGTTTAACTGCTTGAAACCTGCAGCAGGTTACATACCCTCCTTTATCCTCTGGGGTCAGTGTCACCACCTCTAAGACCAAGGGCAGGGTAGTGGTGGTATCCCATGTCTGCACACAGACCTTGACCCGGTCTGTCTGTGACCTGGTCTGTGCAGGAGCTTATTGTTTCCCTCTGCACACGCTCAGTCTCTGACCTTTGTGCACGCAGAGCCTTCAGCCTGCCGCTCTTTCCGTTGCGTCAGGGATAAAGAGCCTAATCCAGCGGGAGGAACAACTATTCCCAGACAGCGCTGAAGATAGCGGGGACACAGAGCAGAATAATAAGCTGTGGACATGTGAAGAGTTACGCCACACGTACAGATCTTCAGCGGATTTTAATTGATCCCCTTGATATTTctatttcagtgtgtttattttaaatccGGAGCTTTCCAAGAAGTTCAGGCTGTTTTCATCTGTGTGCCCTGAGGAGAAAAACATGGAGGAATCAGAGAAATACAAAGTACTGAGAGTAAAAACAGGAGACAGTTAGAGGTCATTGGAGGCAGTCTTCAAAAAGGAATACACTTTAACTATAACTCAAATCCTTCTGAATGCAACACCAGAGTAAATTACTTATCATATCTCACAGTCACTTTATACATCATTGCagtttcatgaaaataaaaataatctgttCACTGTCAGGTTATTTTTAACATAGTGTCATATTTCCATTCTCAGTAGCCCTGGTAAAAGCTTTAAATTCTGGGTATGAGcatttataatatatatattatttatagaGTCAGTATAGGCTCAGGTTCTGATTAAAAGTTTAACTTTTATGAGGGTTAGGCAACTCAAGATGTCTCCTATGTGTAATCTGTGACAAAGAAAACACTCTTAACAAGACAAGctgattgaaatgttttattttatttgatccaagcaagtttttttttcctgtttccagTCCTTATGATAAGTTAAGCTAACTATCTCTCAGGCTTATGCTCTAGCTCATGTTTAAATCCAAATAAATTGTGTGCTGCATGTGCAGAAGCTTTGATTAGGcaccctctctcctcagcttccTGCTCTATTCACTGTCCTATCTCTAAATAAAGGCTTACAAAGGAAAGTAAATCAGTTTCATCTCACATCAGGCACAAAGGACTTATTTTGATTTGGAAAATGTCCACTTAATGCTAAACATTTAGTTATAATCAAGGTCTAAATCATGCAGCtccttgtgttgtttgttggaAGATCTAGAAATAGATTAGCCCCTCTGCAAAACATCAGTCTAATGCAACAGAATGAAGACATGTGAGCAGgattatttatataacacctttcatacactcaagcatgcagcccaaagtgcttcacaaaaaaacagagagaccaaaaacaacagcaagaggtaaaatgatacaaacaagatagaggaatgtgatatgaaatagttacaaataaaaatgtaattaaatcaattaaataaatataatcaaataaatacccgcaaaataaaataaaataaaatagaataagatagaataaaaagaaaataataaatggtaATAATGATGTTATGAGAAAAAATGGAATCAGACACTCTCTACTCAGTTATCTTACTCttcagttttgatttgttatctcttctttttccaaagttatttgtagttttgttttagtttttgcttttattttgtaggagaGGTagtaaacaggaaatgtggggagtagagagtgggtaggaccaagcggcaacctccggtctaaaaatatgagtcaatgctgaagtgttaaaagctgcagttcatcgaggatccgcttgaggctggctctggaagtaccggaagtcacatacacatgaatggggaaaagacgatctttgcagcattaataaacatgtttacaacctggtacaaaagacgagcgtagtctgaatagctaatttctcgacatcctctcactgtgaggggggtgaatttttttctaattcggtaatttagaagatattgagattaccagtcttccaatgagaggcacagctgcctgcaggaacactgcagctgttggctaggaggctcaaagcccgcctctttacgtcacactggctcgacagaagcaatatggctgccgcagccgattggtctcaaaacagctcttcagaaacagatgggtgacgtcacggatactacgtccatattttatacagtctatgggtaggacatgcagcaaagggtcgtggCTGGGAATCGTACCTGCAACCTCTCCATCTATAGTGAAGGCTAAAGCATCAGTATATGGAGCCCATGCACCTAACATACTTTCAGATTTCTACCTCCAGTTAAAATCTCCCAAAGCTGCCTATAAGATGTTATAAAAGGAAGAAATATTTACAGAGCCTATGATTTCTTTGGGTCAggatttaaagtcacattttacaCAGGTGTGAGGGCTCAATTTAGCCTCACACACTCATGCTAAACGTGCTTCAACTTCCTTCTTTGATCCTGATAGTCACTTAAACTCTGATGGTATGAGTCTCtgaaccacacacacagctttgtgTATCAAAATACCTGAAAATAAAGTTTCCCTGGTGGAGAACAGACCGACAgataaacagagacagaagaagaaaagatagAAGATAAAGCTTCCCTGGAAGAGTTGAAAGAAATAGAAACAATCTCATCTAATGGGCGATGTTCTCAGAGCTGTTAGAGTCTTATTATTCCATTAACTACTCCCCGTGTGAAATTAAAAACTCATTTCATGTTATTGAGCAGCATTTGTAATCTTTCCCTGAATCAGTCAGCGTCTGCAGCGTCATTAACTCCtgtctgatgtgtttgtgtgtaaacaggggGGCGTTCTCAGAGGTCTACAtggtgaaggagaagaagacggGGAAGATGTACGCCATGAAGTGcgtgaagaagaaacagaagagagacCTGAACCTGGAGAACGAGATCGCCGTGCTGAGGAGGTGATGAACGTTTATGAGATTTCACCTCTGAAGGAATCACGTTAATTACACATGAGTGTCATAATGAAAGTTGTTCTCCTGCACAGAATCCAGCATGACAACGTGGTGGGGATGGAGGACTTCTATGAAAGCCAGACTCATTACTACCTCATCATGCAGCTGTGAGTTTTCAGTCCTTATAGTATCATGCAAGTAAAAGAAGGCAGGATTTAAGATCTTGTTTTGATGGTGGTGTTGTTTTCCTTCACAGGGTTTCAGGCGGCGAGCTCTTTGATCGTATCCTGGACCGAGGGATGTACTCAGAGAAAGACGCCAGCAGTGTGATCAAGCAGGTTCTGGAGGCCGTCAGCTACCTGCACCAGAACGGCATCGTGCACCGAGACCTCAAGGTGCGAGTCAGAGAACAAATCACACGCCACAGTTTCACCACAGAGTAAAGCTTCAGCGTCTGAACTGctcgtctctctttctctccgtgCAGCCAGAGAACATTTTGTACTTCAGCCAGGACGAGAACTCCAAGATCATGATCAGTGACTTCGGCCTCTCCAAGATGGTGGACAACGACATCATGTCGACAGCTTGCGGCACTCCAGGATATGTAGGTAAGGAGGTTACGAGTCTGTCTGATGAATTATTTATGGACGCTGGCCGAGTTGGAGGAATGTAAGACGCCAGTAAGGAGGAGTGTAACTGTGAGGCAGTGCAAACATCATTGAATATTTATGATGTCATGTTTGTCTGCATGCAGGAATAATCACACATgaacttttttaaactttcagcCCCTGAAGTTCTGGCTCAGAAACCCTACAGCAAGGCCGTGGACCTGTGGTCTATTGGAGTGATCACATACATCCTGTAAGTCTGAAATATTGGAGACTGTGTGCACGAATTATACACTGAAATAAGACTTTAACAAAGATCAGGATCAATGGTTTTTATAGGATTTTCAGATTAATGAGCGTGTGAAGCTCGACACAGTTACCTAAATACAGAGCACTGATGCAGAAGTAGAGGCTGAGGATAGCACCGCCTAGTGGAAGTCTCTTAAACTGCATGCACCTGACTGTTAAAGATATCTGCAGTACTCTTACTGTTTAACTCTTTCCTCGCAGGCTCTGTGGATATCCTCCGTTCTATGAGGAGAGTGAGACGAGGTTATTCTCCAAGATCATGA from Notolabrus celidotus isolate fNotCel1 chromosome 11, fNotCel1.pri, whole genome shotgun sequence harbors:
- the camk1gb gene encoding calcium/calmodulin-dependent protein kinase IGb; its protein translation is MGRQEADNVWKKDTENIQEVFDVIDELGSGAFSEVYMVKEKKTGKMYAMKCVKKKQKRDLNLENEIAVLRRIQHDNVVGMEDFYESQTHYYLIMQLVSGGELFDRILDRGMYSEKDASSVIKQVLEAVSYLHQNGIVHRDLKPENILYFSQDENSKIMISDFGLSKMVDNDIMSTACGTPGYVAPEVLAQKPYSKAVDLWSIGVITYILLCGYPPFYEESETRLFSKIMKAQYEFDAPFWDNISDSAKDFIRNMMQKNPSMRYTTEQALRHPWIIGKTARSQDIYYSVSVQIQKNFAKSKWKQAINAAVAINHMKKLQLAHSELVMRKTSIPDIKVIDMSSPAKTCKHLDPDRLDPRTAEVNGRAHINGHMSLPMSSIEPKSHYHTLKATQSHVVPHHAPTIAEQGKHVYHSEPANLNGYGKSRNGKALQTGVCAVM